A region of Armatimonadota bacterium DNA encodes the following proteins:
- a CDS encoding peptidylprolyl isomerase: MISALFTLALTQQDISVKRSADIDQRTIAPQAGDEVGVLETTKGKIVVMFFPSVAPKHVDNFIKLSKQGFYDGTRFHRCIPGFMVQGGDPNSRRMEASDMWGTGGPLDSQGNRQTVNAEFSDLKHLRGVLSMARSSDPNSAGSQFFIMVADYPSLDGKYSAFGKVVQGMDVVDEIVKTGSADRSANGKVAPKDAVEITKATVVKWPLQ; this comes from the coding sequence ATGATTTCCGCACTCTTCACCCTCGCCCTCACCCAGCAGGACATCAGCGTCAAGCGCTCAGCCGACATCGACCAGCGAACCATTGCCCCCCAAGCCGGCGACGAAGTCGGCGTTTTGGAGACGACCAAAGGGAAAATCGTCGTGATGTTTTTCCCGAGCGTGGCCCCCAAACACGTCGATAACTTCATCAAGCTCAGCAAACAGGGGTTTTATGACGGCACCCGTTTCCACCGGTGCATACCGGGCTTTATGGTCCAAGGCGGCGACCCCAACAGCAGAAGGATGGAGGCCTCGGATATGTGGGGCACCGGCGGGCCGTTGGATAGCCAAGGTAACCGGCAGACTGTCAACGCCGAGTTCAGCGACCTCAAACACCTGCGCGGGGTGCTGAGCATGGCCCGTTCCAGCGACCCGAATTCAGCGGGGAGCCAATTCTTCATCATGGTCGCCGATTACCCATCTCTGGATGGGAAATATTCGGCTTTTGGCAAAGTCGTCCAAGGCATGGATGTCGTCGATGAAATCGTGAAGACCGGATCTGCCGACCGTTCCGCCAATGGCAAGGTTGCCCCTAAAGACGCCGTTGAAATCACCAAAGCCACCGTTGTCAAGTGGCCCCTGCAATAA
- a CDS encoding peptidylprolyl isomerase, whose product MSQLSPTAAPGATVPADGDPIAVIQTNHGRIVLRFFPEVAPNHVANFIELAESGYYDGIRFHRVIPGFMIQGGDPHSRDEPRHMHGSGGPGYSIAAEFNEIPHTPGILSAARTSDPNSAGSQFFLMHRTAPHLDRQYSVYGQVIEGMDVVEMIVNLPKDHNDNPLEENPAIMEKVTISTWPLEG is encoded by the coding sequence ATGAGCCAACTCTCTCCAACCGCTGCCCCGGGGGCCACCGTCCCGGCCGACGGCGATCCGATCGCTGTCATCCAAACCAACCACGGACGCATCGTCCTCCGGTTTTTCCCGGAAGTCGCCCCGAACCATGTGGCCAACTTCATCGAACTGGCCGAATCGGGCTATTACGATGGCATTCGGTTCCACCGGGTTATTCCTGGTTTCATGATCCAAGGTGGCGACCCCCATTCCCGCGACGAACCTCGCCATATGCATGGCAGCGGCGGCCCGGGGTACAGCATCGCGGCCGAGTTCAACGAAATCCCCCACACCCCGGGCATTTTGAGCGCCGCAAGGACGAGCGACCCCAATTCCGCGGGCTCCCAGTTCTTTCTTATGCACCGCACAGCGCCCCATTTGGACCGGCAATATTCCGTCTATGGCCAAGTGATAGAAGGCATGGATGTCGTGGAAATGATTGTCAACCTCCCCAAAGACCACAACGACAATCCGCTGGAAGAAAACCCGGCGATTATGGAAAAGGTCACAATTTCCACTTGGCCTCTGGAGGGCTGA
- a CDS encoding DUF3137 domain-containing protein, with translation MESIAKTAISYAPIVFGAIVVLVIVAQYLNEKSKSERFFRLAQSLGLSYVPSLEGGTGGLFETLFNQYSATTSFVAKYEGFAPMGRPRDRVRHIFSGHKGEMGVEVFQYQYTTSSGKNSSTHYYSVASATFGSALPAMSVSPEGFADRFIKFFGGQDIQFESNEFNERFVVTGADEQAVHAILHPQMMQWIMDRKPPSLQTGLNRVVLHQSGKLSDGFLTDSLAIMAEFWSLVPPYVKEEGA, from the coding sequence GTGGAATCGATCGCCAAAACTGCGATTTCTTATGCCCCAATCGTGTTTGGGGCAATCGTCGTCTTGGTCATCGTCGCCCAATACCTTAATGAGAAATCCAAGAGCGAGCGGTTCTTCCGGCTGGCCCAGAGCTTGGGGCTCTCCTATGTCCCCAGTCTCGAAGGAGGCACTGGCGGACTGTTTGAAACCCTGTTCAACCAGTATTCGGCGACCACCTCTTTCGTCGCCAAATATGAAGGCTTTGCCCCCATGGGCCGGCCGCGCGACCGTGTTCGGCACATCTTTTCCGGCCACAAAGGAGAGATGGGGGTCGAGGTGTTCCAATACCAATACACCACGAGCAGCGGCAAAAACTCCTCGACCCACTACTATTCGGTGGCCAGTGCCACGTTCGGATCCGCGCTCCCGGCGATGAGTGTGTCTCCAGAGGGGTTCGCCGACCGGTTCATCAAGTTTTTCGGGGGCCAAGACATCCAGTTCGAATCCAACGAATTCAATGAACGGTTCGTGGTCACCGGTGCCGATGAGCAGGCCGTTCACGCTATCCTCCACCCCCAGATGATGCAATGGATCATGGATCGCAAGCCGCCATCGTTACAGACCGGGCTCAACCGGGTGGTTCTCCACCAAAGCGGCAAGTTGTCCGACGGGTTCTTGACCGACAGCTTGGCCATCATGGCCGAGTTTTGGAGCCTCGTGCCGCCATACGTCAAAGAGGAAGGGGCTTGA
- a CDS encoding LemA family protein, giving the protein MQNAIFLLLGSVAVFVAWFLATFNRGVRLRQNIVESRANIDVQLKRRHDLVPNLVAVCKGYASHEQAVFESISAARANAIESLAHHETGYETEAQLVSAMNRLVALVEAYPQIKADSQFLALQKELVNTEDRIAAARRFYNANCRGWNVLRESFPSSLVVKGPEAFYYEVEGVDLVPVIDLNRS; this is encoded by the coding sequence ATGCAGAACGCCATTTTTTTGCTTCTCGGGTCGGTGGCTGTTTTTGTCGCCTGGTTCCTGGCGACGTTCAACCGGGGGGTGCGGCTCCGCCAGAACATAGTGGAAAGCCGGGCCAACATCGATGTCCAACTCAAGCGTCGGCATGACCTCGTGCCAAACCTGGTCGCGGTCTGCAAAGGGTATGCCAGCCACGAGCAAGCCGTCTTTGAATCGATTTCAGCTGCCCGAGCCAATGCCATTGAGAGCCTGGCCCACCACGAAACCGGCTACGAGACGGAAGCGCAGCTCGTCTCGGCGATGAACCGGCTGGTTGCACTGGTTGAAGCGTATCCACAGATCAAAGCCGACTCCCAATTCCTCGCGCTTCAAAAAGAATTGGTCAATACCGAAGACCGCATCGCCGCCGCTCGGCGGTTTTACAATGCGAATTGCCGGGGGTGGAACGTGCTCCGCGAGTCGTTCCCCAGTTCCCTCGTGGTCAAAGGGCCAGAAGCTTTTTACTACGAGGTCGAAGGCGTGGACTTGGTGCCGGTCATCGACCTGAACCGTTCCTGA
- a CDS encoding acyl-CoA thioesterase, producing the protein MEAKRVQETKLRMAQVMTPNDANFLGKVFGGSILALIDLTASAVSSKFAGRVCVTAAFERVDFLAPVEIGELLELDGYVSYVGRTSVEVTIDVHATHLRTDTTRHVNTARVTMVAVEDGRPVAVPRLICETREEKLRFLEGRLRRELRSERSRQMTGLLEKLSGLDDTQVESLYANDAPLELQLI; encoded by the coding sequence ATGGAAGCCAAACGCGTCCAAGAGACCAAGCTCCGCATGGCGCAGGTGATGACCCCCAACGACGCCAACTTCCTTGGCAAAGTGTTCGGCGGTTCCATCCTCGCCCTCATCGACCTCACCGCCAGTGCCGTGAGCTCCAAATTTGCCGGACGGGTCTGCGTGACAGCCGCCTTTGAGCGGGTGGACTTTTTGGCCCCGGTGGAAATCGGAGAGCTTTTGGAACTCGACGGATACGTCTCTTATGTTGGCCGGACTTCGGTGGAAGTCACGATTGACGTCCATGCCACCCATTTGCGGACCGACACGACCCGCCACGTGAACACGGCCCGGGTCACGATGGTCGCGGTGGAAGATGGGCGGCCCGTCGCCGTCCCCCGGTTGATCTGCGAAACCCGCGAAGAGAAGCTCCGATTCTTAGAAGGCCGGCTGAGGCGGGAACTCCGATCAGAGCGGTCACGCCAGATGACCGGGCTGCTCGAAAAGCTCTCTGGCCTGGATGACACCCAAGTCGAATCCCTTTACGCCAACGACGCGCCGCTCGAACTGCAACTCATCTGA
- a CDS encoding NAD-dependent epimerase/dehydratase family protein, translating to MRILMMGGTQFVGRAFTETLLAAGHQVTHFNRGKTNPGLFPGVESLVGDRNNPLDLIANREWDAVVDVNSYFPHQTQRLNEALNDSVRHFIYISTISVYDQGDGQRLPESAKLLELKEDTGELTNETYGPYKVICERLVQERWGDKATILRPGVIVGPNDHTDRFAYWPLRASEGGDMVIPQDADHLAITCLDVRDFARFLGNCIEKGITGIYNVDRRAATFGDLRSAIFDFAQEIGVQLNPVEIPLEHLVDLGVRRWAELPGLLPEGAATGDVSAAVSNGLTERPVIESIRDTWAWMQETGRGRPLKAGLTVEQEREVLEKWRNG from the coding sequence ATGCGCATCCTCATGATGGGCGGCACCCAGTTCGTGGGGCGCGCGTTCACCGAAACCCTTCTGGCCGCTGGGCACCAAGTCACCCACTTCAACCGGGGCAAAACCAACCCCGGACTTTTCCCCGGGGTGGAATCACTCGTCGGTGACCGGAACAATCCGCTCGATTTGATTGCCAACCGGGAATGGGATGCCGTCGTGGACGTGAATTCCTACTTCCCCCACCAGACCCAAAGGCTGAACGAAGCCCTGAACGACTCGGTGCGGCACTTCATTTACATCAGCACAATCAGCGTCTACGACCAAGGCGATGGCCAGCGGTTGCCCGAGTCGGCCAAGCTCCTTGAACTCAAGGAGGACACGGGCGAACTCACCAATGAAACCTATGGCCCGTACAAGGTCATCTGCGAACGGCTTGTGCAGGAGCGCTGGGGCGACAAAGCGACGATATTGAGGCCGGGAGTGATCGTCGGCCCCAACGACCACACCGACCGGTTCGCCTATTGGCCTTTGCGCGCCAGCGAGGGGGGCGATATGGTCATTCCGCAAGATGCAGATCACCTAGCGATCACCTGCCTCGACGTCCGAGACTTTGCCAGATTCCTGGGCAATTGCATCGAAAAGGGGATCACGGGGATTTACAATGTGGATCGGCGCGCCGCCACATTTGGCGACCTCCGCTCGGCAATCTTCGATTTTGCCCAGGAGATCGGGGTTCAACTCAACCCGGTTGAAATCCCCCTTGAACACCTTGTCGATCTGGGGGTGCGCAGGTGGGCGGAGCTCCCGGGGCTGTTGCCAGAAGGCGCAGCGACCGGCGACGTCTCGGCGGCCGTGTCGAACGGGTTGACGGAGCGTCCGGTCATCGAATCCATCCGCGACACTTGGGCGTGGATGCAAGAAACCGGCAGGGGCCGACCCCTCAAGGCCGGGTTGACCGTCGAACAAGAAAGAGAGGTGTTGGAAAAATGGCGAAATGGCTGA
- a CDS encoding sugar phosphate isomerase/epimerase has translation MDRTGHRDIRIGTLAKMEGCREYLSQIVGHGFESFELTNWAKLPEGADTVEGQAELAKSTLDMLDGRAVIDSIGIYGNPMTEEATREAWEVLIRSAAAWGATTVCGFTGCLPDTAVGDTMARFGEVFGPLTKMAEDHNVKIGFENCDMGGTWDKPAWNIAHAPRAWEMMFNTVDSAHIGLEWEPCHQMVSLIDPLPQLRKWVGKVVHIHGKDATIDWAKIRSEGIRCGEYVVFHRTPGFGDTNWHDVISILRQAGWEGCIDIEGWHDPVYRDDLEMTGQVYGLNFLKACRGGPFVANP, from the coding sequence ATGGATCGCACGGGGCATCGGGATATCCGCATTGGGACGCTGGCAAAAATGGAGGGGTGCAGGGAATACCTCTCGCAAATTGTCGGCCATGGTTTTGAGAGCTTTGAACTGACGAACTGGGCCAAGCTTCCAGAAGGGGCCGACACCGTTGAGGGCCAGGCCGAATTGGCCAAAAGCACCTTGGACATGCTCGATGGACGAGCGGTTATCGACAGCATCGGCATTTATGGCAACCCGATGACCGAAGAGGCGACCCGTGAAGCGTGGGAGGTTTTGATCCGCTCGGCGGCTGCGTGGGGTGCCACAACGGTCTGCGGTTTCACCGGGTGCCTGCCCGACACCGCCGTCGGCGACACCATGGCCCGGTTTGGCGAAGTCTTCGGTCCCCTTACAAAAATGGCCGAAGACCACAACGTCAAGATCGGGTTTGAAAACTGCGACATGGGGGGAACTTGGGATAAGCCGGCCTGGAACATTGCTCACGCACCTCGGGCCTGGGAAATGATGTTCAACACCGTGGACAGCGCACACATCGGGCTGGAATGGGAGCCTTGCCACCAAATGGTCAGCCTGATCGACCCCCTGCCCCAACTGAGGAAGTGGGTTGGCAAAGTCGTTCACATTCACGGCAAGGACGCCACCATCGACTGGGCAAAAATTAGATCCGAAGGAATCCGGTGCGGCGAATACGTGGTCTTCCACCGCACTCCCGGTTTTGGGGACACCAACTGGCACGACGTGATCTCCATTCTGCGGCAGGCCGGTTGGGAAGGGTGCATCGACATCGAAGGATGGCACGACCCCGTGTACCGAGACGACTTGGAGATGACGGGGCAGGTTTACGGGCTCAACTTTCTCAAGGCTTGCCGGGGCGGGCCGTTCGTCGCCAACCCTTAG